One genomic segment of Natrialbaceae archaeon AArc-T1-2 includes these proteins:
- a CDS encoding Lrp/AsnC family transcriptional regulator, with protein sequence MDELDRQILNILRRDARTPYTEIADEVGTSEGTVRNRVERMTEDGVIERFTVSTRTGNVQAMIEIAVAVDVDTQKVSKRMAEWEEVDFVWQVSGEQDVVLVVDATDTRGVNDLITQAREQDEVIGTKTRLILDEQLG encoded by the coding sequence ATGGACGAGCTGGACAGGCAAATCCTCAACATCCTCCGACGAGACGCCCGTACGCCGTACACGGAGATCGCCGACGAGGTCGGCACGAGCGAAGGGACAGTCCGCAACCGCGTCGAGCGCATGACTGAAGACGGTGTCATCGAACGCTTTACCGTCTCGACGCGGACGGGTAACGTCCAGGCGATGATCGAGATCGCCGTCGCGGTCGACGTCGACACCCAAAAGGTCTCGAAACGAATGGCCGAGTGGGAGGAAGTCGACTTCGTCTGGCAGGTCTCGGGCGAACAAGACGTCGTCCTCGTCGTGGACGCGACGGACACCCGCGGCGTCAACGACCTCATCACGCAGGCACGTGAACAGGACGAGGTCATCGGGACCAAAACGCGGCTGATCCTCGACGAACAACTCGGCTGA
- the carA gene encoding glutamine-hydrolyzing carbamoyl-phosphate synthase small subunit, whose product MTTAYVALEGGHVLEGRGRAPGTARGELVFTTAYTGYEESLTDPSYEEQVLTFSYPLIGNYGVREERFESDRVHPRAVLARELTTDVANWLESEGVPAVDHLDTRDVVTDIRDGGAMQCGIAVGEDVTEEDALEQLEACKAMSEHTDIGAQVSVDELETYGEDNDGPTVALVDCGVKGSIVDSLCERDAVVHVLPYDATPADVEDADPDVLFVSNGPGDPANYEAAIELVEEYVDDLPVAGICLGQQIVARALGGTTEKMAFGHRGVNQPVMDVETNQVVMTTQNHGYTVADPGPRLEVTQFNVNDDTPEGLDGTDCDVLTRQYHPEANPGPYDTLGFFDDVLEMASRSRTVPADD is encoded by the coding sequence ATGACAACGGCGTACGTAGCGCTGGAGGGAGGCCACGTACTCGAGGGGCGTGGTCGTGCTCCGGGCACCGCTCGTGGCGAACTGGTTTTCACGACAGCGTATACGGGTTACGAAGAGAGCCTGACCGATCCGTCCTACGAGGAACAGGTCCTGACGTTCTCGTACCCGCTGATCGGTAACTACGGCGTCCGCGAGGAACGGTTCGAGTCCGACCGGGTCCATCCGCGAGCCGTTCTCGCGCGCGAACTGACCACAGACGTCGCCAACTGGCTCGAGAGCGAGGGCGTTCCCGCCGTCGACCACCTCGACACCCGTGACGTCGTCACCGACATCCGTGACGGCGGCGCGATGCAGTGTGGCATCGCCGTCGGCGAGGACGTTACCGAGGAGGACGCCCTTGAACAACTCGAGGCCTGCAAGGCGATGAGCGAGCACACCGACATCGGCGCACAGGTGAGCGTCGACGAACTCGAGACCTACGGCGAAGACAACGACGGCCCGACGGTCGCGCTGGTCGACTGTGGCGTCAAGGGCTCGATCGTCGACTCGCTGTGTGAGCGTGACGCCGTCGTCCACGTACTTCCCTACGACGCGACGCCGGCCGACGTCGAGGACGCCGATCCCGATGTCTTGTTCGTCTCGAACGGACCCGGCGATCCGGCGAACTACGAGGCGGCCATCGAGCTCGTCGAGGAGTACGTCGACGACCTTCCCGTCGCCGGCATCTGTCTCGGCCAGCAGATCGTCGCCCGCGCGCTCGGTGGTACCACCGAGAAGATGGCCTTCGGTCACCGTGGCGTCAACCAGCCGGTCATGGACGTCGAGACGAACCAGGTCGTCATGACCACCCAGAACCACGGTTACACGGTCGCAGACCCCGGCCCGCGTCTGGAGGTCACCCAGTTCAACGTCAACGACGACACCCCCGAAGGGCTCGACGGCACCGACTGTGACGTGCTCACCCGTCAGTACCATCCCGAAGCCAACCCCGGTCCCTACGACACCCTCGGCTTCTTCGACGACGTCCTCGAGATGGCGTCTCGATCGCGAACCGTTCCCGCCGACGACTGA